One Calditrichota bacterium genomic window, CACAAGGAAGGTGCGCGCAGGTATTGCCTCGGGGTGATCGAGGAGTGCCTCACACGGTATCGCGGCTTTGCCGGCGTGATTCTACATCCACCCGAATTTTGGCGCCCGTGCTTCTGCGACGCATGTCAGGAGGAATTCCGGGCGGCTCACGGGAAGAGCCTCCTTTCGGCCACCGACCAGGAGGCAAAGCGATTCTTCATGGCGACGAGCCTGCGCTTTCAACGCTCGGCCCTGGAAACCTCAATTCGCCGATACGTCCCTGAGGTGCGACTCTTCACTTTTCCCATCCCCTGGGTGTTTGAACAGGAGTTTGAGCAGATCGCCAAGGAAATCGACCTGCACACCGTCATTGTCGACTGGGACTATGACCTGCGCGAGGAGCGAATTCAGAGACTGCCTGCGCGACTGTGGCGGGAGCAGCAATTTGGTCACGAGGTCTGGTTCATGCCCACCTCAGGGTTTGCTTTCTCCAAGGAACGCAGCGCCAGTGAGCAGGCTGAACTGGTCCTGAAGCAGGTTGAGGCGGCATTGGCGGTCGGCATCAGGGACATTGTCTACTTCATGGGGCCTACCTGGTGGCCGACCGTGGAAGAAACCAGCTATTATCTTTGCAAAACGCGAGGGCCGAACAGAAAGGCGAAGGGCGGGTGAAGACGCAAGTCACCGACGAGTGTGCCAGAGGTGAGGCGATCGGCCAGCTGGGCAGGGCCCCGAACGCTGCGGCAGGAAGTGGAGCAATGCCCCGACCTCGCCAATGCCCCCCATTTGCCCCTTGATTTTCCTGCACCATATCGCTATATTTCAATGTCCGCAACTGATTGAGAAGATGGCGCGCTGCCGAAGTTGCAGTGCTTCTGCATAGAGATGGACCCTCAGCAGGCTGGAAATGATCTGTGCCAAGTAGGAGAGTTGCCCCCTCACGTACTTTGCACCCGCACGAAGAGCAAAGACGGCACCCGGAGGCCGCACGTTCCACCAAGTGCTTCTCGCGAATCTGGTCCTATGTCATCCTCACCCGTCCGCTGAATGTGTTGATCGGAGGGCTGTCCATCTTCGTAGGGGCGCTGGTGACGGGCACTATCCAGCCCTTGCGCCACGTGCTCATCGCCTGCGCGTCCGGTAGCCTGGTAGCTGCCGGTGCCAATGCCATCAACGACTATTTTGACCTGGAGATAGACCGGCGCAACAAGCCGTATCGGCCCCTGCCCGCGGGAAAAATCACGAGGCGCCAAGCCCAGGTGTTCGCTCTTGCGCTCCTTCTCCTGGGTAGCGTCCTTGGCGCAGCTATCGGCCCAGTCCCCCTGCTGGTGGCCACGTCCACGGCCACGCTCCTCTACGTGTACAGCTGGCGACTGAAGCGGACGGTGTTATGGGGCAACCTGGTGGTGAGCGCGGCCACTGCCTTAGCTTTCATCTACGGCGGACTGGCGGTGGGAAGGCCCGCGGCTGCGCTCATTCCGGCTGGTTTCGCGCTCCTCTTTCACCTCGGACGCGAGATTATCAAGGATGTGGAGGATATGCATGGGGACCGGCTGGAGGGCGCAATGACGCTGCCCATCCGCCACGGTCGGCGCACGGCATTGATGGTGGCCACTGCAGTGTACGCGCTGGTCGTGGTGGTGACGCCGCTGCCGTACCTCGGAGGCGTCTATGACCTCCCCTACCTCTTGGTGGTGGTCGCCGGGGTGGATACGGTGGTGGCGTACGTGGTGGTCCAGATGTGGCGGCAGCCAGACCCTTCGACTTTGCACCGCCTGAGCGAGCTTCTTAAGGCGGACATGTTCGTCGGGCTGGTGGCGATCTATGTGGGGCGCTGACTTTCAGGCGGGTCGTTTGGTGCCAGAGTCAGAGGTGAACCCGTGCGCGCAGTGTTACAGCGAGTGACCTCGGCATCCGTCGAGATAGATGGCACCGTCCGCGGATCTATCGGCAAAGGACTGGTGATCCTGGTAGGGGTGCGCAACGGCGACACCAGAGCGGATGCTGAATTCCTTGCGCAAAAGTGCGTCAATCTGCGTATATTTGCCGACCAGCAAGGCAAGTTCAATCTCTCTGCCTTGGACGTGGGCGCCGAGCTCTTGGCGATCTCGCAGTTCACGCTGTACGCCGACTGTCGGCGAGGGCGCCGTCCTGGGTTCACCGACGCGGCACCGCCGGAGGTTTCCAGACCTTTGTACGAACACTTCGTGCGCGCGTTGCGCGGGTACGGGCTGACGGTGGCCGAAGGGGTCTTCGGGGCCCACATGGTGGTGCACATCAACAATGACGGCCCGGTCACGGTGATTGTAGACACTCCTCCAGGCGAACAGTGACAGCGCAGGAACAGGGCGTGGCACCAGAGTTGCTATCTTTGCGGGACAGGCGGCTGATTCTCGCCTCTGCCTCGGCAAGGCGTGCTCAGCTCTTGCGCTTGCTGGGCCTGGAGTTTGACGTCGTTCCCAGTAGCATCGTCGAGGAAAACGGCGGCGTCCAGGATCCGGTGCGCCACGTGCGTGAGCTTGCCTTGGCCAAGGCGCGAGAAGTTGCGGCGCAGGTGGATTGCGGGCTGGTGATCGGCGCTGACACCGTTGTGGTGCTGGGTGGCCGCCTGCTCGGCAAACCGGCCGATGCAGATGAGGCGCGCGCCATGTTGGCCCTGCTCAGCGGGAAGACGCACGAGGTCTACACCGGCTTTGCGCTGGTGGAGAGGCCAAGCGGGCGTGAGCTGGTGGACCATGAGCTCACCAGAGTCCACTTCCGCGAGCTGAGCAAAGAAGAGATCGAGGCGTACGTGGCCACTGGCAGCCCACTGGACAAGGCGGGCGCTTACGGCATCCAAGATCTGAGCGCCATCTTCGTGGACCGCATCGAAGGGTGTTTCTATAACGTGGTTGGCTTCCCGCTGGCCAAGTTCTACCTGGCCTGCAGGGACTTTTGTCGGCAAAGGAGTGAAGCGTGACTGTTGATGAGACCGCCGGCGTCAAAGGGATTTGTCGGGCGATTGGTGATGAGCTGAAGCGGGCACGGGAGCGGAAGAAGGCGTCGCTGGCCGACGTGGCCAAGAAGACCAAAATCAATCCGAAATACCTGCAGAGCATCGAAGAGGGCGACTTCGGCTTTCTGCCGGAGCCATATGTGCGCGCCTTCATTCGCGCCTATGCCCAGGAGGTAGGCTTGGAGCCGTCGACCATGCTCAAACCGCTCGACCGTGTGCGGGAGCGACTCCAGGAGGCAAAGCCGGTTCTCCCTGTGCAGCACCCGTCAGGCGAATCGTGGGTCAAGTCCCTCCTGGCCAAGCTGAAGGCGCTGGTGAGCAGGCAGAAACATGCCGCGACGTTGGCGATGGGTGGCGCGGCCGTTATCCTCGCGCTCTCTGCCATCTACGCGCGCAACTACCACACGCTGTTTGGCAGCCGCACGAAGGCGGCGCAGTCCCCCGTGGGTCAGGTGGCGACCGGAGAGGAGGCTGCGACGGAACTTCGGCTCGACATGGAGGTGGTGGACAACACCTGGGTGCAGGTCGCGGCGGACGATAGCACACTCAGCGATGCCGCCTATGCCGTCGGCGAGCGCCGGAGTTGGCGCGCCCGCCATGGCTTCTCGCTCAAGGTAGCTGACGCCGGAGCCATCATGCTCACCCTCGATGGCAGACCACTGGGCCGCCTGGGTGAAAAGGGGGAGGAACTGGCTCTCCGCATCGACCGCACGGGCATCGTCGCCAGGACGGGCGTAGCAAGCAAGAGAAGCGTCAGCCCCGTCGACTTGGAGCAGTCCGCAGTGGAGCAGTATCGCGGCGGGCTGCGGAGGAGGGAATTATGAGGTGGAAACTGCTCCTGCTGGGCATGGTCCTCCTCGTGGCGGGCTGCGGCAAGAAGCAGGAGGGCCCCAAGATTCTCACTGGCTGGCTCACACAGGACAAACTCCTCATGGAAATGGACAACTACCGGGCTGACTTTGACAACTACCAGCCCAACGCAGAAGCAATAGCGGTTCTGCGGAGCTATGAGCACGACGTCGACCTGCTGGTCTTCCTGGGCACCTGGTGCCCGGATTGTGCCCGCGAGGTACC contains:
- a CDS encoding DUF4115 domain-containing protein; this encodes MTVDETAGVKGICRAIGDELKRARERKKASLADVAKKTKINPKYLQSIEEGDFGFLPEPYVRAFIRAYAQEVGLEPSTMLKPLDRVRERLQEAKPVLPVQHPSGESWVKSLLAKLKALVSRQKHAATLAMGGAAVILALSAIYARNYHTLFGSRTKAAQSPVGQVATGEEAATELRLDMEVVDNTWVQVAADDSTLSDAAYAVGERRSWRARHGFSLKVADAGAIMLTLDGRPLGRLGEKGEELALRIDRTGIVARTGVASKRSVSPVDLEQSAVEQYRGGLRRREL
- a CDS encoding geranylgeranylglycerol-phosphate geranylgeranyltransferase, whose amino-acid sequence is MPSRRVAPSRTLHPHEEQRRHPEAARSTKCFSRIWSYVILTRPLNVLIGGLSIFVGALVTGTIQPLRHVLIACASGSLVAAGANAINDYFDLEIDRRNKPYRPLPAGKITRRQAQVFALALLLLGSVLGAAIGPVPLLVATSTATLLYVYSWRLKRTVLWGNLVVSAATALAFIYGGLAVGRPAAALIPAGFALLFHLGREIIKDVEDMHGDRLEGAMTLPIRHGRRTALMVATAVYALVVVVTPLPYLGGVYDLPYLLVVVAGVDTVVAYVVVQMWRQPDPSTLHRLSELLKADMFVGLVAIYVGR
- the maf gene encoding septum formation inhibitor Maf, with translation MRDRRLILASASARRAQLLRLLGLEFDVVPSSIVEENGGVQDPVRHVRELALAKAREVAAQVDCGLVIGADTVVVLGGRLLGKPADADEARAMLALLSGKTHEVYTGFALVERPSGRELVDHELTRVHFRELSKEEIEAYVATGSPLDKAGAYGIQDLSAIFVDRIEGCFYNVVGFPLAKFYLACRDFCRQRSEA
- a CDS encoding thioredoxin family protein, whose protein sequence is MRWKLLLLGMVLLVAGCGKKQEGPKILTGWLTQDKLLMEMDNYRADFDNYQPNAEAIAVLRSYEHDVDLLVFLGTWCPDCAREVPRFLKSIYAADNPRLHVKLLALDRSKRDPGGVAERFAIDHVPTFVVMVDGVELGRVVETPSLTIEQDIALLLLGRSGA
- a CDS encoding D-tyrosyl-tRNA(Tyr) deacylase, with amino-acid sequence MRAVLQRVTSASVEIDGTVRGSIGKGLVILVGVRNGDTRADAEFLAQKCVNLRIFADQQGKFNLSALDVGAELLAISQFTLYADCRRGRRPGFTDAAPPEVSRPLYEHFVRALRGYGLTVAEGVFGAHMVVHINNDGPVTVIVDTPPGEQ